ATCATCCCCGAGCGGGGAGGAATCGTCAGCGAGTGGCGTTGCGGTGAACGCGAAGTGCTTTATTTCGATCAGGACCGCTATGCCGATCCTGCGAACAGCATTCGCGGTGGCATTCCGGTGTTGTTCCCCATTTGCGGCAACCTTCCCGGCGACCTGCTCACCGTTGATGGCGTCGACCACACGCTCCAGCAGCATGGCTTTGCCCGGAATCTTCCCTGGAATTTGCAGCTGCTTGATGACCAGAACGGGGTGCGTCTCAGCCTTTCCAGCACCGATGAAACGCTCAAGGCTTTCCCCTTCGCTTTCCTGGTGGAGATGGAGGTGCGGCCGGTTGATGGTGCGTTGGAGATCAGCACCACCATCCACAACCGCAGCGCTGCAGTGATGCCGTTCAGTTATGGGCTGCATCCCTACTTCAATGTGAGTGATCTGGCCCAGACCCGTCTCACGGGCTTGGCGGAGCGCTGTCTCAACCATCTGGAGATGGCGGATGCCGCCACGGCTGATCAGCTCACCCGGTTGCCCGAGGGGGTGGATTTCCTCTGCCGTCCAGCCGGTGCTGTCACTCTGATCGATGACACCAACGGTGCCCAGCTGCAGCTCCAGCACCAGGATCCGATGGATCTCACGGTCGTCTGGACCGAGCCCCCCCGCCCGATGGTTTGCTTGGAACCCTGGACGGGTCCGCGCCAGGCTTTGATCAGCGGTGATCGAAAACTGGTGCTGGAGCCTGGTGCTGAGCAGACCCTCGCCTGTCGCTACAGCGTCTCCTGATCCACCCCGGGGAGCCGGCCGCGGCTGAGTTGCAGCTTGGGATCGAATTGGCGTTTCACCGCTTCGATCAGCGATCGGGAGGGCCGGTCAACCCAAGCTGGCATGGTCGATCTAGCGGTGCGTTTTAACAGCGTCATTTCGCCGCCGAGGCGACTCACGCTGCGGCGCAGTGCTTGCAGCTGGTGATCCGGTGTCGCTGCATCGCACCAGCCATCACCACAGCCGGCTCCGGCGGCCAGCTCCCAGCACCACGACTTCAGGGCCGTCATGGCCTCGTCCTGCAACAACTCCTGCAATTGGGCCGGCGGCAGCACCAGCCGCAGCAGCTGCGCCGAGGGGCTGGCATCGATGGGGGTGGTCAGGGGATCAGCGCAAGCCTGCCGTTCTGTACTGAGCGGCTGGTTCAGCGCCAACGTTTCGAGCCGCAGCAGCTGGTCTTCCACCGCCTGGTCCGACACGCTGCTCACCACAAGCCGCAGCCGCCAGGAGCCATCGCCGCTGTTGATCCAGTCACAGCGTTCTGGGGTCAGGCTGGAGCGCAGAACTGCATTGCGGAAGTCGTCTTGCGCGGCGAGGTCTCCATCCACGAGCAGGCTGCTTCGGGCAGAGCGCACCGGCTGCAGCCGCAGGGTGAGTTCGGTGATCAGTGCCAGGCTTCCCCAGCTGCCGCAGAGCAGCCGCATCAGGTCGTAGCCCGCCACGTTTTTCACCACCCGTCCACCGGCTCGGGCTTCGACGCCATCAGTCCGTAACAGGCCGATCCCGATGATCTGATCGCGCACCCCCAGATGGCGTTGACGCAGTCCCCCCGCCAGACCCCTGGCCACCAGGCCGCCGATGCTTCCGGGAGCTCCGGCTCGAGGCCAGTCAACCGGCAGCCATTGGCCCTGTTCCGCCAGCAGATCCTGCAGGTCCTGCAGTGGCAGGCCGGCTTCCACCGTGATGGTCAGATCGTCCACGGCATGGTCGATCACCCGGTTGAGGTGGCGACAGGAGAGCACCTCGTGGCTGGGATGCAGCGGCGGGCCCCAGTCCAGGCGAGTTCCCAGGCCACTGGGACTCCAGGGTGTGGCGCTCTGATGCCACTG
The Synechococcus sp. PROS-U-1 DNA segment above includes these coding regions:
- a CDS encoding galactose mutarotase → MPMTLTQQAAPYAHWEYVHPTSGDRLRIIPERGGIVSEWRCGEREVLYFDQDRYADPANSIRGGIPVLFPICGNLPGDLLTVDGVDHTLQQHGFARNLPWNLQLLDDQNGVRLSLSSTDETLKAFPFAFLVEMEVRPVDGALEISTTIHNRSAAVMPFSYGLHPYFNVSDLAQTRLTGLAERCLNHLEMADAATADQLTRLPEGVDFLCRPAGAVTLIDDTNGAQLQLQHQDPMDLTVVWTEPPRPMVCLEPWTGPRQALISGDRKLVLEPGAEQTLACRYSVS
- a CDS encoding FAD-binding oxidoreductase, producing the protein MSHSPANRSDLINLVRQWHQSATPWSPSGLGTRLDWGPPLHPSHEVLSCRHLNRVIDHAVDDLTITVEAGLPLQDLQDLLAEQGQWLPVDWPRAGAPGSIGGLVARGLAGGLRQRHLGVRDQIIGIGLLRTDGVEARAGGRVVKNVAGYDLMRLLCGSWGSLALITELTLRLQPVRSARSSLLVDGDLAAQDDFRNAVLRSSLTPERCDWINSGDGSWRLRLVVSSVSDQAVEDQLLRLETLALNQPLSTERQACADPLTTPIDASPSAQLLRLVLPPAQLQELLQDEAMTALKSWCWELAAGAGCGDGWCDAATPDHQLQALRRSVSRLGGEMTLLKRTARSTMPAWVDRPSRSLIEAVKRQFDPKLQLSRGRLPGVDQETL